Part of the Sinomonas atrocyanea genome is shown below.
CCTCACGTCGGGCCGCCCAGCTGGTCAGCCCAGCGACGTCCTCGCCACGGTCTGCTGGGCGGCGTCCCGGATCTCCACCGCGCGGATGGCCGGGAGCTCGAAGGAGGTGGCGCCGGTCAGGACGGCCCGGCCCGAGTACCCGGTCGAGCTCCACGCGCCGGCCTGCTGCGCCGTGCCCCCGGCCGAGACGACCCAGACCGTGTAGGCCCCGCCGTTCGGCATGCCCCGGCAGGTGAGGTCGAGCTCGGTCCCCCAGGCCCTGGCCACGAGCGCGAGGTCGATGCGCGCGCCGTCGCCCGAAGCGAGCGTCACGGTGGTCGCCCCAGCCGTGGCCGAAGCGCTCGGCGGCGGCGGCGCCGCCTGCCCCGGGCGGGCGCCCAGCGTGGGGCCGAGTGCGATCCCGGCGGCGAAGAACCCCGCCGCCGCGGCCGCGAGGGAAGCGGTCCACGCCGCCGCACGCGCACGACGGCGCCGGGTCACCCGGGCGAGCAGCTCGCGCGATGCGGTGCCCGGCTCGGGTGCGCGGCCGGCGTCGTCCGCGATCTGCGCGGCGCGCTCCGACGGCACCGCGTCCAGGAGCGCCGGCAGCGTCTCGAGCCCGGCGAGCTCGGCGCGGCACTGGGCGCACTGGGCGAGGTGGTCCTCGACGGCCTGCCGCTCCTGCCCGCTGAGGGCGCCGAGCACGTAGGCGCCGAGGTCCATCCGCTGCTCGTGGCCCTGCCGGAACTCTCCTGTGGTCATCGGTCCACCCCCATCTCGTCGAGCGCGGCGCGGAGGGCCCGGAGCGCGTAGAAGCAGCGGGACTTCACCGTGCCCGCCGGCACGCCGAGCTCCACGGCCGCCTCGGCGACCGTGAGCCGCCGGTAGTGGACCGCGACGAGCGCCTGGCGGTGCTCCGGGGTGAGCCGGGCGAGCGCCTCCTCCATGACCACGCGGTCCAGGAGCTCGTCGATGCGCTCGGCGTCCACGGCCACGGCGAAGCGGTCGCCGGCCTCGTCCACCGACGCCACCGTGCGCGGACGGCGCGAGGCGAGGCGGTGCTGGTCGACGATGAGGTTCCGCACGGTGCGGTAGAGGTAGGGGCGCAGGCCCTGGGTCCCGGGCGGGGCGTGCCGCCAGACCCTGATGATCGCCTCCTGCACGATGTCCTCCGCCTTCTCGCGGTCCACGGCGCCACGGGCGAAGCGGCGCAGGGCGGCGCCGTGCTCGCGGTAC
Proteins encoded:
- a CDS encoding anti-sigma factor family protein, with amino-acid sequence MTTGEFRQGHEQRMDLGAYVLGALSGQERQAVEDHLAQCAQCRAELAGLETLPALLDAVPSERAAQIADDAGRAPEPGTASRELLARVTRRRRARAAAWTASLAAAAAGFFAAGIALGPTLGARPGQAAPPPPSASATAGATTVTLASGDGARIDLALVARAWGTELDLTCRGMPNGGAYTVWVVSAGGTAQQAGAWSSTGYSGRAVLTGATSFELPAIRAVEIRDAAQQTVARTSLG
- a CDS encoding sigma-70 family RNA polymerase sigma factor, producing the protein MPMDEEAVAALYREHGAALRRFARGAVDREKAEDIVQEAIIRVWRHAPPGTQGLRPYLYRTVRNLIVDQHRLASRRPRTVASVDEAGDRFAVAVDAERIDELLDRVVMEEALARLTPEHRQALVAVHYRRLTVAEAAVELGVPAGTVKSRCFYALRALRAALDEMGVDR